Proteins encoded together in one Elusimicrobiota bacterium window:
- a CDS encoding shikimate kinase has protein sequence MNIILTGFMATGKSDVGREIARLLKMKFVDTDVLITEKAGMKISDIFSEKGEKYFRDIESEIAKEVGGYDNYVIATGGGIVLRQENIDNLKRNGKIINLKASVEKILERVSKNSDRPLLNVGDKKSETEKLLYIRTPHYEKCDFSFDTTDTTPKEAAKRIIKKMSSV, from the coding sequence ATGAATATTATTTTAACCGGCTTTATGGCGACTGGCAAAAGTGACGTAGGCCGTGAAATCGCCCGGCTTTTGAAGATGAAATTTGTTGATACGGATGTCCTTATTACAGAAAAAGCCGGCATGAAAATATCTGATATTTTTTCCGAAAAAGGGGAAAAATATTTCAGGGATATTGAATCCGAAATTGCCAAAGAAGTCGGCGGTTATGACAATTATGTAATTGCCACAGGCGGTGGTATTGTTCTAAGGCAGGAGAATATTGATAATTTAAAGAGAAACGGTAAAATAATAAATCTAAAAGCATCAGTTGAAAAAATTTTAGAAAGGGTATCTAAAAATTCTGATAGACCGCTTCTTAATGTTGGAGATAAAAAATCCGAAACAGAGAAACTCCTGTATATAAGAACACCGCATTATGAAAAATGTGATTTTTCGTTCGATACAACAGATACGACACCTAAAGAAGCTGCAAAGAGAATTATAAAGAAGATGAGTAGTGTTTAA
- the aroB gene encoding 3-dehydroquinate synthase gives MKIVEVKLGERTYPIHVGVSLTNLGDCLKEKDFFGKVLIITNTTVNKLYGDMVTDSVSRAGFETFITKIPDGEKYKTLETVNNLYQVCMDKHLERSSTIVALGGGVVGDIAGFVAATFMRGLPFVQVPTTLLSQVDSSIGGKVGVNHPKSKNMIGAFYQPALVYTDISTLKTLPEREFNSGLAEAIKYGIIRDRKYFTVLERDLIKIKSLNLERVEYTVWRSCQIKKWVVELDEKETGLRAILNFGHTIGHAIEAATNYQEYLHGEAVSIGMVCAAKIAKEISLLNDMWTHRIEKILTRAGLPVTHSLNTDKIIEKLIYDKKVLDKKVRFVLPDGRPGRTVLKDDIPDEIIKKVLEEQKGE, from the coding sequence ATGAAAATAGTTGAAGTAAAACTTGGTGAGAGGACTTATCCGATACATGTCGGCGTATCTTTGACAAATCTTGGCGATTGTCTGAAAGAAAAAGACTTTTTCGGCAAAGTGCTTATAATAACAAATACAACCGTTAATAAGCTTTACGGGGATATGGTGACTGATAGCGTGTCACGTGCAGGTTTTGAAACATTCATTACAAAGATTCCTGACGGTGAAAAATACAAAACGCTTGAAACAGTTAATAATCTTTATCAGGTGTGTATGGATAAACACCTCGAAAGGAGTTCGACTATAGTAGCGCTTGGCGGCGGGGTGGTGGGAGATATAGCCGGGTTTGTCGCTGCAACTTTTATGCGCGGGCTTCCTTTTGTCCAGGTGCCGACAACTTTACTTTCACAAGTAGATTCTTCTATCGGTGGGAAAGTCGGAGTTAATCACCCGAAATCAAAAAATATGATAGGAGCATTTTACCAGCCGGCATTGGTTTATACTGATATTTCAACCTTAAAAACACTTCCGGAAAGAGAGTTTAACAGCGGGCTTGCAGAAGCTATTAAGTACGGGATTATAAGAGACAGGAAATATTTTACTGTTCTGGAAAGAGACCTTATAAAAATTAAGTCACTTAACCTTGAAAGGGTTGAATATACAGTATGGAGAAGCTGCCAGATAAAGAAATGGGTGGTTGAATTGGATGAAAAAGAAACGGGTTTACGCGCAATATTGAATTTCGGTCATACAATAGGTCATGCAATTGAGGCAGCGACTAATTATCAGGAATACCTGCATGGTGAAGCAGTTTCAATAGGAATGGTTTGTGCTGCCAAAATTGCAAAAGAAATAAGTTTACTCAATGACATGTGGACTCACAGGATTGAAAAAATATTGACCAGGGCAGGGCTTCCGGTAACACATAGTTTAAATACTGATAAAATCATTGAAAAACTTATTTATGACAAAAAAGTATTGGATAAAAAAGTCAGATTTGTGTTGCCCGATGGCCGTCCCGGCAGGACTGTCTTAAAAGACGATATCCCTGATGAAATAATAAAAAAAGTCTTAGAAGAACAAAAAGGAGAATAG
- the aroQ gene encoding type II 3-dehydroquinate dehydratase — translation MKKILIIHGPNLNLLGKREPDVYGKFSLEDINKKIKKLAKEKNVSVEVFQSNHEGEIVDIIGKSPKKYSAIVMNPAAYTHTSVAIRDAVAAIDIPVVEVHLSNIYHREEFRHKSLVAGVATGQISGFGTNSYLLGLLAAIEIVKK, via the coding sequence ATGAAAAAGATACTTATAATTCATGGACCCAATTTAAATCTGCTTGGTAAAAGAGAGCCGGATGTTTATGGCAAGTTTTCGCTTGAAGATATAAATAAAAAAATAAAAAAGCTGGCAAAAGAAAAAAACGTTTCAGTTGAAGTATTTCAATCAAACCACGAAGGTGAAATTGTCGATATCATCGGAAAGTCGCCTAAAAAATATAGTGCAATTGTAATGAACCCTGCTGCATATACACATACATCAGTAGCGATTAGGGATGCTGTTGCTGCCATAGACATTCCTGTAGTGGAAGTTCACCTTTCTAATATCTATCACAGGGAAGAGTTCAGGCACAAATCACTGGTTGCAGGTGTTGCAACAGGTCAAATTTCAGGTTTTGGTACAAATTCCTATCTTTTAGGCCTACTTGCCGCAATTGAAATTGTTAAAAAGTAA
- a CDS encoding Xaa-Pro peptidase family protein gives MFLRIKNIQKKIELEKLDGLISFNPSNIFYLTGFRAESSFIFVSRKETILLVPELLYSSAKKLARCKVEIIRSFKDSFQKYKNKKIGFESSISYWYLKELEKIPNIKLKICIDFIENMRLVKDNPEISKIKTACKISKKAFESVKKKINCGMSEKELADELEYHLRKNGAEKSSFDIIVASGPNSVNCHHKPTNRRFHKDEIVLIDFGCIYDDYNSDLTKTVFLGKINKYQQKVFEIVKEAQQKAINVIADGVSCRKVDFEARNFIDKNGFNKYFIHSTGHGLGIDVHEKPALSSKSDMILKAGMVVTVEPGIYIPGKFGVRIEDMVLVTKNGCEVL, from the coding sequence ATGTTTTTGAGAATAAAAAATATTCAGAAAAAGATTGAATTAGAAAAGTTAGACGGATTGATTTCATTTAATCCATCTAATATTTTTTATTTAACCGGATTCCGTGCGGAAAGTTCTTTTATTTTCGTTTCCCGCAAGGAAACGATATTGTTAGTTCCCGAACTTCTCTATTCATCAGCAAAAAAACTTGCAAGGTGCAAGGTGGAAATTATCAGAAGTTTCAAAGATTCTTTCCAAAAATACAAAAATAAAAAAATTGGTTTTGAGAGTAGCATTTCATATTGGTATTTGAAAGAACTTGAAAAAATTCCGAATATTAAATTGAAAATATGTATTGATTTTATAGAGAACATGCGGCTCGTAAAAGACAACCCGGAAATATCAAAAATAAAAACTGCCTGCAAAATTTCAAAAAAGGCGTTTGAGTCGGTCAAAAAGAAAATAAACTGTGGTATGTCAGAGAAGGAACTTGCCGATGAATTGGAATATCATTTAAGAAAAAACGGTGCGGAAAAGTCATCTTTTGATATTATAGTTGCGTCAGGTCCAAATTCTGTTAATTGTCATCATAAACCGACTAACAGGCGATTTCATAAAGATGAAATCGTTCTTATTGATTTTGGATGTATTTATGATGATTATAATTCTGACTTGACAAAGACAGTTTTTTTAGGTAAAATAAACAAATATCAACAAAAAGTATTTGAAATTGTAAAAGAAGCACAGCAAAAAGCGATAAATGTTATCGCAGATGGCGTAAGTTGTAGAAAAGTAGATTTTGAAGCAAGAAATTTTATAGATAAAAACGGTTTCAATAAATATTTTATTCATTCAACAGGTCATGGTTTAGGTATTGATGTTCACGAAAAACCTGCGCTTTCTTCAAAATCAGATATGATATTGAAAGCAGGTATGGTTGTTACAGTAGAGCCGGGCATTTATATTCCCGGTAAATTCGGTGTTCGCATAGAAGATATGGTTTTAGTGACAAAGAACGGCTGTGAGGTATTATAA